A part of Melittangium boletus DSM 14713 genomic DNA contains:
- a CDS encoding deoxyhypusine synthase family protein, translating into MNIRDFCRTHFKHFNAAALVDASEGYLRHLEGGGKMLVTLAGAMSTAELGISLAEMIRQGKVHAICCTGANLEEDLFNLVAHEFYERVPNYRDLTPKDEQGLLERHMNRVTDTCIPEMEAMRRIETAVLEEWVAADQAGQRYFPHEFFYRVLRGGKLRDRYQIDPKNSWLLAACEKNLPMWVPGWEDSTLGNMYAGHCISGDVKNVHTVRTGIEYMTTLAQWYTETAPRTSVGFFQIGGGIAGDFPICVVPMLHQDLQRTGVPLWGYFCQISDSTTSYGSYSGAVPNEKITWGKLGVDTPKYIVESDASIVAPLIFAYVLDT; encoded by the coding sequence ATGAACATCAGGGATTTCTGCCGGACCCACTTCAAGCACTTCAACGCGGCGGCGCTCGTCGATGCCTCCGAGGGCTACCTGCGCCACCTGGAGGGCGGCGGGAAGATGCTGGTGACGCTCGCGGGCGCGATGAGCACCGCGGAGCTGGGCATCTCCCTGGCGGAGATGATCCGGCAAGGCAAGGTCCACGCCATCTGCTGCACCGGCGCGAACCTGGAGGAGGATCTGTTCAACCTCGTCGCCCACGAGTTCTACGAGCGCGTGCCGAACTACCGGGACCTGACGCCCAAGGACGAGCAGGGGCTGCTCGAGCGGCACATGAACCGGGTGACGGACACGTGCATCCCGGAGATGGAGGCCATGCGCCGCATCGAGACCGCGGTGCTGGAGGAGTGGGTCGCCGCGGATCAGGCCGGCCAGCGCTACTTCCCCCACGAGTTCTTCTACCGGGTGCTGCGCGGCGGCAAGCTGCGCGACCGCTACCAGATCGACCCCAAGAACAGCTGGCTGCTCGCGGCGTGCGAGAAGAACCTGCCCATGTGGGTGCCCGGCTGGGAGGACTCCACGCTCGGCAACATGTACGCGGGCCACTGCATCTCGGGGGACGTGAAGAACGTGCACACGGTGCGCACGGGCATCGAGTACATGACCACGCTCGCCCAGTGGTACACGGAGACGGCGCCCCGGACGTCCGTGGGCTTCTTCCAGATTGGCGGCGGCATCGCCGGCGACTTCCCCATCTGCGTGGTGCCCATGCTGCACCAGGACCTGCAACGCACGGGCGTGCCACTCTGGGGCTACTTCTGCCAGATCAGCGACTCGACCACGAGCTATGGCTCGTACTCGGGCGCGGTGCCCAACGAGAAGATCACCTGGGGCAAGCTCGGCGTCGACACGCCGAAGTACATCGTGGAGAGCGACGCCTCCATCGTCGCCCCGCTCATCTTCGCCTACGTGCTCGACACCTGA
- a CDS encoding FAD-binding oxidoreductase yields the protein MDKKPTIPLGQAVATGDTSFVPPAPASFPSFDDEALDGWGFKDTKFVVQPNGSVVLTGTRYNISNVELPSLMPWFSKKLEAPLGYDNRNEPQYPPPVPEARQAPELVAELRTFLTPEQLSDEPTVRLRRGHGHTGAEIWAIRYERLGRVPDLVVFPRSHEEVVRITDVARKGGACLIPFGGGTNVTEALRLSVHEQRFVIAVDMRHMNRVLWVDPVNRMACIEAGATGRHIVSELAKYGLTLGHEPDSLEFSTLGGWIATNASGMKKNRYGNIEDLVLDMRVVTAHGVVERPHVGPRESIGANPRNFMFGSEGNYGIVTSAVVKLFPVPEVQRYGSVLFPDLSSGLAFLYELQRSGAVPASVRVMDSTQFQFGQALKPATTGAAAQAKSALEKFFVTKVKGFDPDKLAVATLVFEGTREEVEYQEKTLYRIAERHGGMKAGGTNGERGYQLTFGIAYIRDLTFSHWAIAESFETSVPWSRAMELYERVRERIHREHEQRKLPGKPFFTGRLTQVYPSGIAMYFYMGFYTKGVEDPVGQYAALEHAAREEILASGGTLSHHHGIGKIRQDFMGDIYSEGALALSREVKKAVDPDNLFGAANHGVRGQVELESKDAPRTNTRRTGSD from the coding sequence ATGGACAAGAAGCCAACCATTCCGCTCGGACAGGCGGTCGCCACGGGAGACACGTCCTTCGTTCCCCCCGCGCCGGCGTCGTTCCCGTCCTTCGATGACGAGGCCCTGGATGGCTGGGGTTTCAAGGATACGAAGTTCGTCGTGCAGCCCAATGGCTCCGTGGTGCTCACCGGCACGCGCTACAACATCAGCAACGTCGAGCTGCCGTCGCTCATGCCGTGGTTCTCCAAGAAGCTGGAGGCTCCGCTCGGATATGACAATCGGAACGAGCCTCAATACCCGCCGCCCGTCCCCGAGGCCCGTCAGGCGCCCGAGCTCGTCGCCGAGCTGCGGACCTTCCTGACGCCCGAGCAGCTCTCCGACGAGCCCACGGTGCGGCTGCGCCGCGGACACGGACACACCGGCGCGGAGATCTGGGCCATCCGCTACGAGCGGCTGGGCCGCGTGCCGGATCTCGTGGTGTTTCCCCGCTCGCACGAGGAGGTGGTGCGCATCACCGACGTGGCCCGGAAGGGGGGCGCGTGTCTCATCCCCTTCGGAGGCGGCACCAACGTCACCGAGGCCCTGCGCCTGTCCGTGCACGAGCAGCGCTTCGTCATCGCCGTGGACATGCGGCACATGAACCGCGTGCTCTGGGTGGATCCGGTCAACCGCATGGCGTGCATCGAGGCGGGCGCCACGGGCCGCCACATCGTGAGCGAGCTGGCGAAGTACGGCCTCACCCTGGGCCATGAGCCGGACAGCTTGGAGTTCTCCACGCTGGGCGGGTGGATCGCCACCAACGCGAGCGGCATGAAGAAGAACCGCTACGGCAACATCGAGGACCTGGTGCTCGACATGCGCGTGGTGACGGCGCACGGCGTGGTGGAGCGGCCGCACGTGGGTCCTCGCGAGAGCATTGGCGCCAACCCGAGGAACTTCATGTTCGGCAGCGAGGGCAACTACGGCATCGTGACGAGCGCCGTGGTGAAGCTCTTCCCGGTCCCCGAGGTGCAGCGCTACGGCAGCGTCCTGTTCCCGGACCTGTCCTCGGGTCTGGCGTTCCTCTACGAGCTGCAGCGCTCGGGCGCGGTGCCCGCGAGCGTGCGCGTCATGGACAGCACGCAGTTCCAGTTCGGCCAGGCGCTCAAGCCGGCCACCACCGGCGCGGCCGCCCAGGCCAAGAGCGCGCTGGAGAAGTTCTTCGTCACGAAGGTGAAGGGCTTCGATCCGGACAAGCTCGCGGTCGCCACGCTCGTGTTCGAGGGCACGCGCGAGGAGGTGGAGTACCAGGAGAAGACGCTGTACCGGATCGCCGAGCGCCATGGCGGCATGAAGGCGGGAGGCACCAACGGCGAGCGGGGCTACCAGCTCACGTTCGGCATCGCCTACATCCGCGATCTCACCTTCTCGCACTGGGCCATCGCCGAGAGCTTCGAGACGAGCGTGCCCTGGAGCCGCGCCATGGAGTTGTACGAGCGCGTGCGCGAGCGCATCCACCGCGAGCACGAACAGCGCAAGCTTCCGGGCAAGCCGTTCTTCACGGGCCGCCTCACCCAGGTCTACCCCAGCGGCATCGCCATGTACTTCTACATGGGCTTCTACACGAAGGGCGTCGAGGATCCGGTGGGGCAGTACGCCGCGCTGGAGCACGCGGCGCGCGAGGAGATCCTGGCCTCGGGCGGCACGCTGTCGCACCACCATGGCATTGGGAAGATCCGCCAGGACTTCATGGGCGACATCTACTCGGAGGGCGCGCTCGCGCTCTCTCGCGAGGTGAAGAAGGCGGTGGACCCGGACAACCTCTTCGGCGCGGCCAATCACGGCGTGCGGGGGCAGGTGGAGCTCGAGTCGAAGGACGCGCCCCGGACGAATACCCGCCGCACGGGGTCCGACTGA
- a CDS encoding phosphatidylinositol-specific phospholipase C domain-containing protein — MKPLNNPFRIQRGALALLLALLLPAPFAAAHGRYFNDATSIPTQHPNWMRWLPNATKVSALSIPGTHDTMADETEWYVTVFERAWILTQGLNLRPQLDAGVRAVDIRARHIGDRFTIHHGAYHLMTNFDYVLGTTVQFLKDNPTETVLMRVKKEHTEEGNTRSFAATFEWYRDQAAYSPYIWRGTHVPTLGEARGKIVILDDFEGGDHGINWNSIRLQDAWEETNTTTKWNLVRNHLVTTNTGDTNALYLNFLSAAGAGGTPAGIADDVNEQALHYLMGSNVQRTGVLMMDFPGAGLIDAIIAHNFRLATSASAIGGDFSTVFNNISYGLHGDGDDKARDRLIEARTFVEGKLPGMYWHVIVSGTPGGDNWGYSTTHYGLYRQSDWVDGYSHVAFNTLSSDSAVSESFLASYVDSQLGGLSGSAENRAAQLATKVRARFPFQYWTVLVKRTPGGFNNWAYSQWGAHYMRWQGDYAYAVWGYGAQPGVYLYEHADYQGDLIQLTGPTYELNSRGFNDRASSLRVIGNYRANLWENDNWGGTGLYVTQSINNLGTQWNDRVSSLEVWAY, encoded by the coding sequence ATGAAGCCATTGAACAACCCCTTCCGGATTCAGCGCGGCGCGCTGGCCCTCCTGCTGGCCTTGCTCCTGCCAGCGCCCTTCGCCGCCGCGCATGGCCGGTATTTCAACGACGCGACGAGCATCCCCACCCAGCACCCCAACTGGATGCGCTGGCTGCCCAACGCCACGAAGGTCTCGGCGCTCTCCATTCCAGGCACCCATGACACCATGGCCGATGAGACGGAATGGTACGTGACCGTCTTCGAGCGCGCGTGGATCCTCACCCAGGGACTGAACCTCCGCCCGCAGCTCGACGCGGGTGTGCGAGCCGTGGACATCCGCGCGCGCCACATCGGGGATCGCTTCACCATCCACCACGGCGCGTACCACCTGATGACCAACTTCGATTACGTGTTGGGCACCACGGTGCAGTTCCTGAAGGACAACCCCACTGAAACCGTCCTGATGCGCGTGAAGAAGGAGCACACCGAGGAGGGCAACACCCGCTCCTTCGCCGCGACCTTCGAGTGGTACCGCGACCAGGCGGCCTACAGCCCCTACATCTGGCGGGGCACGCACGTGCCGACGCTGGGAGAGGCGCGCGGCAAGATCGTCATCCTCGATGACTTCGAGGGAGGAGACCACGGCATCAACTGGAACAGCATCCGCCTGCAGGACGCGTGGGAGGAGACCAACACCACGACGAAGTGGAACCTGGTGCGCAACCACCTCGTGACGACCAACACCGGCGACACCAACGCGCTGTATCTCAACTTCCTGAGCGCCGCGGGCGCGGGGGGAACTCCCGCTGGCATCGCGGACGACGTCAACGAGCAGGCCCTGCACTACCTGATGGGGAGCAACGTGCAGCGCACCGGCGTGCTGATGATGGACTTCCCGGGCGCGGGATTGATTGACGCCATCATCGCCCACAACTTCCGCCTGGCCACGAGCGCGTCCGCCATCGGCGGAGACTTCTCGACCGTCTTCAACAACATCTCCTATGGCCTTCACGGCGACGGCGATGACAAGGCGAGGGATCGGCTCATCGAGGCCAGGACCTTCGTGGAGGGCAAGCTGCCCGGCATGTATTGGCATGTCATCGTGTCGGGGACCCCGGGAGGCGACAACTGGGGCTATTCCACGACGCACTATGGGCTGTACCGGCAGTCGGACTGGGTGGATGGCTACAGCCACGTGGCGTTCAACACGTTGTCGAGCGACAGCGCGGTCAGCGAGAGCTTCCTCGCGAGCTATGTCGACAGTCAGCTTGGCGGCCTGAGTGGTTCCGCGGAGAACCGGGCGGCGCAGCTCGCCACGAAGGTGCGGGCGCGCTTCCCGTTCCAGTACTGGACCGTCCTGGTCAAGCGGACGCCCGGTGGCTTCAACAACTGGGCCTATTCGCAGTGGGGCGCGCACTACATGCGCTGGCAGGGAGACTATGCCTACGCGGTGTGGGGCTATGGCGCCCAGCCCGGCGTCTACCTGTACGAGCACGCCGACTACCAGGGTGACCTCATCCAGTTGACGGGCCCCACCTACGAGCTGAACAGCCGGGGCTTCAATGACCGCGCGTCTTCCCTCCGGGTCATCGGCAACTACCGGGCGAACCTCTGGGAGAACGACAACTGGGGAGGCACTGGGCTGTACGTCACGCAGAGCATCAACAACCTGGGCACGCAGTGGAATGACCGCGTGTCCTCGCTCGAGGTCTGGGCCTACTGA
- a CDS encoding aminotransferase class I/II-fold pyridoxal phosphate-dependent enzyme, with protein sequence MPIQPREDDELIGAILGAADEATRGMKGRSLEEVLATPDARETLRRCATELGAAAREVSEMMRNWASHIPWESMTALGEGPPSASDEDGAVRALWGFLRQELPQVRVDLEEMWRPAHLRRDADPDETYALDKNAYDFYRPVGRNLMQRTEEFHGWVEARRRTETWQYSRVLEASPGSIATITNDVGRRTQGINFNSQDYLSFNAHPAIREAAARALHDYGPHSAGSPMVLGNTRISDALEAELGDLLKMEHLTLFPTGWGAGFGAMVGLVRQEDYVVIDRLAHACLQQGARAATRNVIRYEHLNIEAVRQHLQDIRSRDSRNGILVVTDGLFSVDADWPDLVTLQDICRQYDATLLVDVAHDLGAMGPGGTGVLGMQELLGKVDLVMGAFSKTFSSNGGFLASRSAAVKQYVKMFGGSHMFSNALSPVQTAVVLEATRILRSPEGEVLRGRLFKAIHALRDELTRRGLTCMGSPSPIVPLLIGNEKLARIANRRLFDRGVLAFMVEFPVTPTGSSRFRLQVQAAHEPQDALEAARIIDESITEARAYLSSAFGSGLV encoded by the coding sequence ATGCCCATCCAACCCCGCGAGGACGATGAACTCATTGGCGCCATCCTGGGAGCGGCCGACGAGGCCACCCGCGGCATGAAGGGACGCTCCCTCGAGGAAGTCCTCGCCACCCCCGATGCCCGGGAAACCCTGAGGCGGTGCGCCACCGAACTGGGAGCGGCCGCGCGGGAAGTCTCCGAGATGATGCGCAACTGGGCCAGCCACATCCCCTGGGAGTCGATGACGGCGCTCGGGGAAGGCCCCCCCTCCGCGTCCGACGAGGACGGCGCGGTGCGGGCCCTCTGGGGCTTCCTGCGCCAGGAGCTGCCCCAGGTCCGCGTGGACCTGGAGGAGATGTGGCGGCCCGCGCACCTGCGCCGCGACGCCGATCCGGACGAGACCTACGCGCTCGACAAGAACGCCTATGACTTCTACCGGCCCGTGGGCCGCAACCTGATGCAGCGCACCGAGGAGTTCCACGGCTGGGTGGAAGCCCGCCGCCGGACCGAGACCTGGCAATACTCCCGGGTGCTGGAGGCCTCGCCGGGCAGCATCGCCACCATCACCAATGACGTGGGCCGCCGCACCCAGGGCATCAACTTCAACTCCCAGGACTACCTGTCCTTCAACGCCCACCCCGCCATCCGGGAAGCGGCGGCCCGGGCCCTGCACGATTACGGCCCCCATAGCGCCGGCTCGCCCATGGTGCTCGGCAACACGCGCATCTCCGACGCGCTGGAGGCGGAGCTGGGCGATCTCCTGAAGATGGAACACCTCACCCTGTTCCCCACCGGATGGGGGGCGGGCTTCGGCGCGATGGTGGGGCTGGTGCGCCAGGAGGATTACGTCGTCATCGACCGGCTGGCGCACGCCTGCCTGCAACAGGGCGCGCGCGCGGCCACCCGGAACGTCATCCGCTACGAACACCTCAACATCGAGGCGGTGCGCCAACACCTCCAGGACATCCGCTCGCGAGACTCACGCAACGGCATCCTCGTGGTGACCGATGGCCTGTTCTCCGTGGACGCCGACTGGCCGGACCTCGTCACCTTGCAGGACATCTGCCGTCAGTACGATGCCACCCTGCTGGTGGACGTGGCGCACGACCTGGGCGCCATGGGCCCCGGCGGAACGGGCGTGCTCGGCATGCAGGAGTTGCTGGGCAAGGTGGACCTGGTGATGGGCGCCTTCTCCAAGACGTTCTCGTCCAATGGCGGCTTCCTGGCCTCGCGCTCGGCGGCGGTCAAACAGTACGTGAAGATGTTCGGCGGCTCGCACATGTTCTCCAACGCCCTGTCTCCCGTGCAGACGGCGGTGGTGCTCGAGGCCACGCGGATCCTCCGCTCGCCCGAGGGCGAGGTGCTGCGCGGGCGGCTGTTCAAGGCCATCCACGCCCTGCGCGATGAACTCACCCGGCGCGGCCTGACATGCATGGGTTCCCCCTCGCCCATCGTTCCCCTGCTCATTGGGAACGAGAAGCTGGCGCGCATCGCCAACCGGCGGCTGTTCGACCGGGGCGTCCTCGCGTTCATGGTGGAGTTCCCGGTGACGCCGACGGGCTCCTCGCGCTTCCGGCTCCAGGTGCAGGCGGCCCACGAGCCCCAGGACGCGCTCGAGGCGGCGCGCATCATCGACGAGTCCATCACCGAGGCGCGCGCCTACCTGTCGAGCGCCTTCGGCTCCGGACTGGTGTGA
- a CDS encoding NAD(P)/FAD-dependent oxidoreductase: MFDAIVIGGRCAGAATAMLLARKGHRVLMVDRSTFPSDVISTHFLWPHGTSYLNRWGLLDRVLATTPSYTELTLEHDGIPLTGGIPEELLRQYFQQLHGDDSGVVRRYCSVRRRVLDKHLVDAAGESGVEVREGFAVEELLTEGSRVVGIRGRTREGTRVEERARIVIGADGRNSFVARTLKLPRFDERLKCTFAYWGYFSGFDAGRAHLLRRGRMGAAIVPTNFGQNMTLVFGPSEWSEAFRRDIPGNFQRALDFVSPEFGERVRTQGQREERLYGTLDQAAFLRPLHGPGWVLVGDAGSFKDQCTATGMTHAFRDAELAASALDGWLSGRQPLDEALKHYEARRRSQSAAAYYDYVCTLAEMKPLRHDELQLFVSLRGNQEESNRFIATHADIAPVSEFFQASNLYLINDAAKESSRGHAIFENFESTSRQYLNNLFAA, from the coding sequence ATGTTTGATGCAATCGTTATCGGTGGCCGGTGCGCGGGCGCGGCCACGGCGATGTTGCTGGCACGCAAGGGGCACCGGGTGCTGATGGTGGATCGCTCCACCTTTCCCAGTGATGTCATTTCCACGCACTTCCTCTGGCCCCATGGAACCTCGTATCTGAACCGGTGGGGGTTGTTGGACCGGGTGCTCGCCACCACGCCGTCATATACGGAGCTGACGCTGGAGCACGACGGCATTCCCCTGACCGGGGGCATTCCGGAGGAGTTGCTGCGCCAGTACTTCCAGCAATTGCACGGCGATGACTCGGGCGTGGTGAGGCGCTACTGCTCGGTCCGGCGCCGCGTGTTGGACAAGCACCTCGTCGACGCCGCCGGGGAGTCCGGAGTGGAGGTCCGCGAGGGCTTCGCCGTCGAGGAGCTGCTCACCGAGGGGAGCCGCGTGGTGGGCATCCGGGGCCGGACCCGGGAGGGCACGCGGGTGGAGGAGCGGGCGCGCATCGTCATCGGCGCGGATGGACGCAACTCCTTCGTCGCCCGGACGCTCAAGCTGCCCAGGTTCGATGAACGCCTCAAGTGCACCTTCGCCTACTGGGGCTATTTCTCCGGTTTCGACGCGGGACGGGCGCACCTGCTGCGCCGGGGACGGATGGGCGCGGCGATCGTCCCCACCAACTTCGGGCAGAACATGACGTTGGTCTTCGGCCCCAGCGAGTGGTCCGAGGCATTCCGCCGGGACATCCCCGGCAACTTCCAGCGCGCGCTGGACTTCGTGAGTCCGGAGTTCGGCGAGCGGGTCCGCACCCAGGGCCAGCGGGAGGAGCGTCTGTATGGGACGCTGGATCAGGCGGCCTTCCTGCGGCCCCTGCACGGGCCCGGCTGGGTGTTGGTGGGGGACGCGGGCAGTTTCAAGGATCAATGCACCGCCACGGGGATGACGCATGCCTTCCGGGACGCGGAGCTGGCGGCGTCGGCGCTCGACGGGTGGCTCTCCGGGCGCCAGCCCCTGGATGAAGCGCTCAAGCATTACGAGGCCCGGCGCCGGAGCCAGTCGGCCGCCGCCTACTACGACTATGTCTGCACCCTCGCCGAGATGAAGCCCCTGCGGCACGACGAGCTCCAGCTCTTCGTGTCCCTGCGAGGCAATCAGGAGGAGAGCAACCGCTTCATCGCCACCCATGCGGACATCGCCCCGGTGTCCGAGTTCTTCCAGGCCTCCAATCTGTACCTGATCAATGACGCCGCGAAGGAGTCCTCGCGCGGACACGCCATCTTCGAGAACTTCGAGTCCACCTCCCGCCAGTACCTGAACAACCTGTTCGCCGCCTGA
- a CDS encoding sensor histidine kinase, whose translation MASTPEPNRIVPGSSKPPAPEGRRRKLHTWITPVLDWFLGERLKKAAGPLKLHRQRAMVGASLFSLLFAALYLVLVPFTPAQIPTLTSSAFYLGILLLARTGRSLALPATLLCVFVTAGFLVAVFIGDHPEGGFHAAGVLIPCFAVYLVGSRVSFFITSFLVVALGLAHPLYRAYFTSYSSLIPFREFAVMHCTAAISILGAWVLSTLHSISRDSAQEALERTLSSLRESEGKLLALVESTDDLVFSVDARKDVITSNEAMRRIYLRYHGRELVAGQRFLLGTEPEYQARWYPLLDRVLAGERLRFEAEYTREDMHLVLDISMNPSLGAEGRVTGVTFFGRDITARKLAEARLGEVYRELVDVSRYAGMAEIATGVLHNVGNTLNSVNISAGILNDQLRHSRVSGLHKTADLLREHAPDFATFLSTDPRGQRIPGYLIALSEELEKERESLRKEVGSLTESVEHIKSIVSMQQQHARAAGVVERLPVPQLIEEALRLHAVSFERHGIRILREYADVPPILVDRHNLLQILINLLSNARHALLESHTPDKCLNIRIRPSAGGDQLIIEFIDNGVGISPEHLARLFSQGFTTKKSGHGFGLHSSALAATRMSGSLTCASAGVAQGATFTLTLPVTGPAEDESPPPARVGT comes from the coding sequence ATGGCGAGCACACCTGAGCCGAACCGCATCGTTCCTGGATCATCCAAGCCGCCAGCGCCGGAGGGCCGCCGACGAAAGCTGCATACCTGGATCACCCCCGTCCTGGACTGGTTCCTCGGGGAGCGCCTGAAGAAGGCGGCGGGCCCCCTGAAGCTTCATCGCCAGCGCGCGATGGTCGGTGCCTCGCTGTTCTCCTTGTTGTTCGCGGCGCTGTACCTGGTGCTCGTGCCTTTCACACCCGCCCAGATTCCCACGCTCACCTCGAGCGCGTTCTACCTGGGGATATTGCTCCTGGCGCGCACGGGCCGCTCCCTCGCCCTTCCGGCGACGCTCCTCTGTGTGTTCGTGACGGCGGGATTCCTGGTGGCCGTCTTCATCGGAGACCATCCCGAGGGCGGGTTCCACGCCGCGGGCGTGTTGATTCCCTGCTTCGCGGTGTACCTGGTGGGGTCCCGGGTGAGCTTTTTCATCACGAGCTTCCTCGTCGTCGCCTTGGGGCTCGCTCATCCGCTCTACCGCGCGTACTTCACGTCCTACTCCAGCCTCATTCCCTTCCGCGAGTTCGCGGTCATGCACTGCACCGCGGCCATCTCCATTCTGGGCGCCTGGGTGCTGAGCACCTTGCACAGCATCTCGCGTGACTCGGCCCAGGAAGCACTCGAGCGGACGCTGAGCTCCTTGCGCGAGAGCGAGGGCAAGCTGCTCGCGCTCGTCGAGAGCACCGATGACCTGGTGTTCTCGGTGGACGCGCGCAAGGATGTCATCACCTCCAACGAGGCGATGCGCCGGATCTACCTGCGCTACCACGGGCGGGAGCTCGTTGCCGGGCAGCGGTTCCTGCTCGGGACCGAGCCGGAATACCAGGCGCGTTGGTACCCGCTGCTCGACAGGGTGCTCGCGGGCGAGCGTCTGCGGTTCGAGGCGGAGTACACGCGGGAGGACATGCACCTCGTCCTGGATATCTCCATGAACCCCTCCCTCGGCGCGGAGGGGCGGGTGACGGGAGTGACCTTCTTCGGGCGGGACATCACGGCGCGCAAGCTGGCGGAGGCGCGGCTGGGGGAGGTGTACCGCGAGCTGGTGGATGTCTCCCGCTACGCGGGCATGGCGGAGATCGCCACGGGGGTGCTGCACAACGTGGGCAACACCCTCAACAGCGTCAACATCTCGGCGGGCATCCTGAATGATCAACTGCGCCACTCACGCGTCTCTGGCCTGCACAAGACCGCCGACCTGTTGCGGGAGCATGCTCCGGACTTCGCCACCTTCCTCTCCACGGATCCTCGTGGCCAGCGGATTCCGGGCTACCTCATCGCCCTGTCGGAGGAGCTGGAGAAGGAGCGCGAGTCGCTGCGCAAGGAAGTGGGCTCGCTGACCGAGAGCGTCGAGCACATCAAGTCCATCGTGAGCATGCAGCAGCAGCACGCGCGCGCCGCCGGCGTGGTGGAGCGGTTGCCGGTGCCCCAGCTCATCGAGGAGGCCCTGCGCCTGCACGCGGTGTCGTTCGAGCGCCATGGCATCCGGATTCTCCGCGAGTACGCCGATGTGCCTCCCATCCTGGTGGACCGGCACAACCTCCTGCAGATCCTCATCAACCTGCTGAGCAATGCCCGGCATGCGCTGCTGGAGAGCCACACGCCGGACAAGTGTCTGAACATCCGCATCCGGCCGAGCGCGGGGGGAGACCAGCTCATCATCGAGTTCATCGACAATGGCGTGGGCATCTCTCCAGAGCACCTGGCGCGTCTCTTCTCCCAGGGGTTCACGACGAAGAAGAGCGGGCATGGCTTCGGGTTGCACAGCAGCGCGCTGGCGGCTACGCGGATGAGCGGAAGCCTCACCTGCGCGAGCGCCGGGGTGGCCCAGGGCGCCACCTTCACGCTCACGCTGCCAGTGACGGGCCCCGCCGAGGACGAGTCACCTCCGCCGGCGCGCGTGGGGACCTGA
- a CDS encoding cyclase family protein, protein MSVFRRPFKKALALPLLVMPMLLGTPAAHADGMSLADAYKVISTRKLVDLTHGFSPTTPVWQGFGQASFTTASDPKTYRPYTLEQDGFRTTFYSMVGQYGTHVDPPAHFHANGLTMDRIPLQEMILPLVVFDITPLLGKDPHHALTVQDILEWEKKHGRVPKGAFAALRTDMSKDWGNPERFKRHPFPAWSLAAVQFLVEKRHVTAIGHESLDTDSTPTLDAEKWLLGQGRYQLEVMAHLDEVPPTGALIVATWPKVENGLGFPARAFAILP, encoded by the coding sequence ATGTCCGTGTTCCGTCGTCCATTCAAGAAGGCCTTGGCCCTCCCCCTGCTCGTGATGCCCATGCTCCTGGGCACCCCGGCCGCGCACGCGGATGGAATGAGCCTGGCCGATGCCTACAAGGTCATCTCCACCCGCAAGCTCGTCGACCTCACCCACGGCTTCAGCCCCACCACCCCGGTGTGGCAGGGCTTTGGCCAGGCCAGCTTCACCACCGCGTCGGACCCGAAGACCTACCGGCCCTACACCCTGGAGCAGGACGGCTTCCGGACGACCTTCTATTCCATGGTGGGCCAGTACGGCACCCACGTGGATCCGCCCGCGCACTTCCACGCGAACGGGCTCACCATGGATCGCATCCCGCTCCAGGAGATGATCCTCCCGCTGGTGGTCTTCGACATCACCCCCCTGCTCGGCAAGGACCCCCACCACGCGCTCACCGTGCAGGACATCCTGGAGTGGGAGAAGAAGCACGGCCGCGTGCCCAAGGGCGCCTTCGCCGCGCTGCGCACGGACATGTCCAAGGACTGGGGCAACCCCGAGCGCTTCAAGCGCCACCCCTTCCCCGCCTGGTCGCTGGCGGCCGTTCAGTTCCTCGTCGAGAAGCGGCACGTCACGGCCATCGGGCATGAGTCGCTCGACACCGACAGCACGCCGACGCTGGACGCGGAGAAGTGGCTGCTGGGACAGGGCCGCTACCAGCTCGAGGTCATGGCCCACCTGGACGAGGTGCCGCCCACCGGCGCCCTCATCGTGGCGACGTGGCCCAAGGTGGAGAACGGGCTGGGCTTCCCGGCGCGCGCCTTCGCCATCCTCCCGTGA